A segment of the Gossypium hirsutum isolate 1008001.06 chromosome D10, Gossypium_hirsutum_v2.1, whole genome shotgun sequence genome:
ctaatGCATTTtattcttctattaaaaatttggataaattaatctttttatgttagatcaatgagtaaattagtcattctgttaaaaatttcatttatttctactaTTACAAAATTAGTCTGTGTATGTCAGCATGAAATACACGAGTCATGCCGTGTGTTATTATTTGGTTATTCTGTCAGTTAAgccagtttttaacaatacaaatggatgaaatttttaacagcaATGACTAAAttgctctttaatttaatgtataaggactaatttgtctatttttttagtagaagagataaaatgtaatctaacttcTAATGCATAGACCTACATGAACtttccctaaaatttttaatattgttttttcaATTCATAATACTTAAACTCGAGGCATTACTTGATGCTCAATCCAACATTCGGTATTGAGCTTCTTATCACTTAATTATGAACGTTAATAAAAATGATCTAATTTTCCCGGATGATTAACACttacttaaagttattcaaaatttttatgaaTCATACATTTGTacatataatatttgaatttttatcatcattttaaaaatttgaatttatttagtattcacaataaattcagatttaaattaaatagcattatttatagaatatctaaatttattaaacattttaagatattttaacaatttataaaaattcaatttttgaaTTGGCAGTGTCAATGAAATATCATCATTTAAGTttacaataataatagtattgggaataaaactctaaaccctaaactctaaataTGTATTCGATTtagatattttaataaatattataattaaatttaatgtgtaaaataaataagttcattttttaaaccaaataaatttaaaatttaaaataattatacaaattcaaatattacaaaTTGATAGAACGAAGCAACATTTAGTTTCAAATTTGAcaaatttttcacatttttaaatttttttaaattttacaaatttgacAATTCTTTTTCAAATTGGTTCCTAAACTTGGacttcattaaaattttatgacttGACAGATTGAGATTGTATCATGTCatcacttaaaatttttaaattttaattttttttataatttagattttatatatattttaaaaaatacttgtTATAATTTGACACAATTTTAGAGTGTCCAGCCACCAAACCATAACGAAATCCAAGTTTAAGAACCGAAAAATTACTAAGTTCCAAGACTAAGGTGCATAAAAAAATGttcaaggatcaaattgaaaacacTTGTTAAATTTGATGACAGAAAGTTAATTTATCCCAATATTAATCCGTGGCAAAAGGCGAGATTTGGCGCCAGAATTAAAACGACAGAACAATAAAGAAAgagaaccaaaaataaaaactGCAAAATACCAACAAAGCATTCATTCTCTCACTTTAATATttcctttcaatttcattcattcatttttttaatttattaattttccaaaaagagatgtcaaattccCACAGCGATACGATCCCACTCCGCCCATCAAATTCTCAATCCGATATCGATGAGATCCGAAGTTTAATAGATGACAGCGTTCATTCAGGCCCCGCCGTCGTCCTCCCTGCACGGCATCCCGCCACCACTCCACCACCGTCATCCTCCCCTTTCATCTCCTCTAACATCCCTCCTCCGCCACCTGTCTCCTCCTCATCCTCCCTTCAAAAATTGCAATCCGTCCCCGCCGCTCCTCCTCCACCTCCACCTGTTGGTAATTCTAGCAGCATTGTCGCCAATGGGTTTGGTCCTCCGCCGAATACATTGACTGAACCCGTTTTGGATACGGTGAAAAGAGATCTGTGGAGGATCGTTAGTAATTTGAAGCTGGTAGTGTTTCCTAATCCTTTTAGAGAAGATCCAGGAAAAGCGTTGAGAGATTGGGATCTTTGGGGTCCGTTTTTCTTTATTGTTTTCTTGGGAGTCGCGCTCTCTTGGTCTGCCTCCGTTAAGAAGGTTCGTTGTTTCACTGAATGATTTGCTATTTATGTTTCTCTTTTTCCttgaatttttacattttattttctttctcctttaaattttgtttgtttgattAATTTTCTGACGATGAATTGATTTCTTATCAAATTCTTGACTGTCTAAAATCTGATAAAatttgtgataaaaaaaattctcaGCAAATTACAAGTACAATGTGATACAAATAAATGAATGAAATCTCTTAAATTCCAACACTGGTTTCGAAAATAATAATTGTTCTACGTGAAAGCAACTCTATTCAAGGATTGGGTTAATCGGACTGATTCGAATCCTGGCCGAATGAGCTTTATACGtaggatttcaaaaaaaaattgagccAAGAAGCGGCCAAGTACATGAATAGCTCTAATAGAAACTCTCTCTCGTAAAAATGTTGCAGTCTCAGGTATTTGCTGTTGCATTTGCACTGCTGGCAGCTGGTGCTGTTATCTTAACGTTGAATGTGCTACTACTGGTAACGCCCCTCTCTTTGTCTGATATATTTTCAAAAACAGATACGAAGTTATCTTTAAAtacatgatttttaaaataaaattgaaacttTGGAATGTTATTTCCGGCATGGCTAGTCCCATTTATGAATCGTCAAATATCCTATGCTGGTCT
Coding sequences within it:
- the LOC107930425 gene encoding protein YIP4b, giving the protein MSNSHSDTIPLRPSNSQSDIDEIRSLIDDSVHSGPAVVLPARHPATTPPPSSSPFISSNIPPPPPVSSSSSLQKLQSVPAAPPPPPPVGNSSSIVANGFGPPPNTLTEPVLDTVKRDLWRIVSNLKLVVFPNPFREDPGKALRDWDLWGPFFFIVFLGVALSWSASVKKSQVFAVAFALLAAGAVILTLNVLLLGGHIIFFQSLSLLGYCLFPLDVGALICMLKDNVVAKVIIVCLALAWSSWAAYPFMSSAVNPNRKALALYPVLLMYLSVGFLIIAID